The Bubalus bubalis isolate 160015118507 breed Murrah chromosome 2, NDDB_SH_1, whole genome shotgun sequence genome includes the window CCACAGATTTAAGGCAAGTTACAACCTCTCCGGGCCGGGTTGCGTTTTTATGAAGCGCTCTGCCCCATGCACCTCAGAGGCCTCAAGGGGACTACCAAGTGATCGGTGGAGACGCAGGAAGAGTGCCTAGCATGTGCTTTTCTGTAGAATCTCACCATTTGCGCATGGCATTCCTGGCTGGGGATCTGGTGGGGGGAGACCCCAAATGGAGGTGGACAAGAGAAAGGTGTTaactcctccttcctcctccgcAGCCATTACTCCGCGCTGTGTATCCGACATGTTATTGCCAGAAACGACATACCTCACATCTAATCATGCCATGCGGTGTTCCAGCTCAGAAGCCCAACGCCCTGCCTCCTCAACCAAGCTGCTACTGAGATTACCCACCTCACTCTACCTCTCTGGATTTACACGGGCAGATTCTGTCTTCCAATTACAGCTGCATTTTCACACAACCCACTTTTACATCTCTCTGCTATTGTTCCCGCAGTCTCTTTGGCCAGGGATGGCCTGGACTCGTTTCTGCAGatctttgtctgatttaaaaCCCACTTCAAGCTCCAGCTCATCCATGATGTTGTCCTTGATCTTGCCTCCTCCAGAACTCAGGAGGACCTGGCCTGCCCCTCTCCTGGGTTCCCAcagccccttccagctctgaccaTAGCACCGATCAGGGTGTCTTCTGTGATTCTGTACAtatacaagcacacacacatacatatataaatacatattttacacaTGTATACACTTGCCTGGCTCCCCCTCTAGACTGTAAATGCCCAGAGGATGCAGAGGGGGTTGTATTCCTCAATGTATCCTTCGCAGCTCTTACTGTCAGAACCCTGCCCTACACAAACCTTTCATAActgtgggatgaattgggaggtggAACTCAGAGACCCAAGTGACCCATAAGAAAAGCCACAGATGGAGATCCTGTTAGTGGGGTTTCGATGGTTGTCTCCATCAGTGGGGCCTGTATGCCATCCCACATTATCATCCCAGCAGACCCTGGGAGCGGGTACTTAATGCCATCTTTCTGATGAGGAGACTGGGAGGCTGTAGGACTCAGCCAGAGGAGCTAGATGGCAGATGGCAGTTTGGATCCTTGCTTCTCAGCAGCAAAGCCtggctttctctccttcccttttggTACTTTGCTTCCTGTCACGTGAGACCTCATCACTGCTCCCTCCTGGTTCCACTCCCTCCAGGGCTAATCAGGCCCCTTTGGCTTTGGGGAGCATATTTTACAGGTCAAGAGTACATGTTCACTGATGCTGATGTTTGTACTTCAAAGATGATAGGTCAGAATATGTCTGAAAGTGGGATTGTTCTTGAAAACCTGAGTGTGCCTATAGGGCCTGGGTGCCTCTTATGCTTTGGTGTAACTGGTGGGGGGCACTCACCGTATAATACTTTGGGGGTAGCCAACTAGGATGCTGGTATTCTTGTTCTCcccagaagggaagagagaattcCTGAGGGAAGGAAATGAATTGCTAGGGACCCAGGAGGCGGCCTTGGATGGACCACTGTTAATCTCTTCTCACAcctcctgtctgtctgtctgtcttgccTGGATTCTCTCCTTCAGCAGGACGTAATGCCTGTTGCCTAAGCTCTCAGCCTCAGGCTGCCACGGCTGCTTTCTCCCTCGCTGCCTCGCGACCTTCCTTCGCCTCCCTTTGTCTGGGGTCTTTGTCTGTGGTCCCTGCGGTCCACAGTCCTCGGcctcccctccctttctccccggcctggctgctccctccctctctgcgGGGGCCGGGAGGCTCGGCGAGGGGAGCGGGCTGGGTTGCCATGGTCACATCGAAGCCTGCCGCAGCTGGCCCGGGCAGCTGCTCCTGGGGCTCCGGATGGGCGGACAAAGCCAGGCGGCCTTGGCAGCCCCAGAGCCGGAACCCCAAAGCCCTGAGGCAGGGGGGGACTGCGACCCAGGAGAACCCTGAgctggaggtgagagggaggaagCCAGAGCCCAACCGGGAGGACAGGAGTGGGGACTGGCGCTGGGCCCTCCCTTCTCAGGGAGCGACCGGGCGGTCCAGGCTGGAGgtgtggtgggaggaggggagtgcGGCTGAGCCcacggggtggggaggagggaaaggatggAGAACAGAGTTGGGGCCGAGGTGTGGCAGATGGGCTAGGGCTAGGCTGTTTCCAAGGGGAGTTCTGGGACCCTTGTGCCCTGACACCCAGAGGCAGATTTGCTTCAACCTTTGGAATTGGGGCCCCTGTCCCCCTGGTCTGTCCCTTAGTTTTCCCTTTCCATTTCAGCCCCTTACTCTTCTCTTCTCCCAGGTCCCTTCCTTTCAATCCCTATCTTTccatcttcctcttctcccatCTCTGGGTTCCAGCCGCCTTTTTTCCCCTTGGTGTATCTGCTCCCCTTTTGAGGCCCCCTCTtttctctgtcctcctctctgAGCATCACTTTCACCCTTTCTTGTctccactccagttctcttgcttgCCCAGCCCTTCTCCCCAAACTCCGGTCTTGGTCTTCCCATCTTCTGCTATGCACCCTCTGTCTTcattctccctttcctctctctgatCCCCACTTCCCCTCTACCGCAGCCTAGTTTATCCCCTGCTCTCAGAGTTCTCTCACCGTGGCCTCATCTCTCTCCATCCCCCAGGCTGCCCACAGCTGAGTTCTGTCTCATCTTTCTCCCTGTGCTACAtcatctcttcctcctcccctcgggcctcagtttcccaagtGGACTTGCTGGCATCAAGCTCTCACACCCGGGGCCTTCTCCACCCCctcaccctgccccccaccccccagaggaTTCTCGCTCTCCCCAGCTGCTGACCCAGCCTGCTTGTCCCAGAGGCAGCTGCCTCTCCCAGGAAGGGGACAGCGACTTGTGTGGAGGGCCCATCCTGTCTCTCACTGgtcctgctgggcttccctgtagtGGCCCAGTAGTCTGCAGGCCGGAGCTGCTCTCTCCTACATGCCTCTCCTCACATTTTCCCCAGCTGTTCCTCCTCTTTCCTGGGCAGCAGGAGGCCATTGGCTTGAAGgggagggaagcccagaatggaaggacatggagggaggagggttagaGGGTCCTCTGGGGGCTCAGGAGGACATGGGGGCCTACTGGAGTTGGGAGTGATTTGGGAGACGTGGGCGGGCTCTGGGGACCACTGACGGCTGTGTGGATACACTAGGTGTGTGGATACACTCGGTCTTGAGTACTACGCTGGGGGCCTGGATGGCAGGGACTTCCCTCTCTGGCCCCTGAGAGTCTCGGCTCAGAGCCTTGCATTCCAGCCGGCTCCAGCCCCCTCTCCGCTGTCACTTGACTCCACTGGGCCCCAGTCCCGCATCCCTCCCACTCCTTTAGCTCTGGGCTGGGATGAGGTGGGCATCACCAACTAGGAATGTCTCCTGGGGGACAAGAGGGAGCAAGGGTTTCAGGAGTCTATGGTTTCTTTGACTCTCTGCAATGGACTGCTCGGTCTGGCACCGCCATGCCACCTGGCCAGGGTCAGCGTGCGCCTGGGGTGTGGAATGTCCCACTGGGGTGTGAGGGCTGTGGCTCCTTCCCTGAGGGATCTGGCGGCAGCTCAGCCCGGCTGCCCGCCTGGGGCTTCCCGGGAGCAACAGCCCCGGGAAGGAGGGGCCGAGAGTCCACCCAGGTGAGGTTACCCGGGAAACCTTGGCCCCACCCCCGGCGGGCCCCACCCCCGGCCCGGCCTCTCCGGGCCCAGATTCCCCTGCGGCCGACTGCGGAGGGGGAAAGTACGCCGGGGAACCCTGGGGCTTCGGTGGGAGGGGACGGAGAGGCAATTCTACGGGGCTGTCTGTTAGTGAGTCCCTTAGCAGTTGGGGTTCCCGAAGGTTTGTGGGTTGACCCGGGGTTGCAGTACGTGCCCATGTGTGCCTTCGCCTCTCCCAAGGGCCCGTCTCTTCCTGGTAGTGCCCTTGTGTACTTATCCGGGACGTCGTGTTTCTTTCATGGGACTGTTGTCTGGGTCTGCACGTAGGGTGAGTTTCTATCTACCTGCTGTGAGGTGCAATGGGGCAGAGATCTGCAGTGGCGTGAGGCCCTACCCTACCCTGCAGGTGATTGGCAGGTGTGGGGTGTGGAGAGAGGTGGTGGGCCCCTGGTAGCCCCTGAACGGGGTGGAACACCTCCCCGCACAGCTCTTGTGTCCTGCCCACCTCACCCAGCAGCTCTCTGCTCTTTCTCTCACACTGGATCTGTTTACTCAGTCTCTTGGCACCCAACTTCTCTGTACCGCTCCTTTTTGACTGTGTGattttctctttgcctctctgtcctcctcctcaCCCCCCGCAGCTCACCTGTCCGGGCCTGTCCTTTCCAGCGATCAGACCTTCCGACCCCACCAGGGTCAGAGCTGCCTGGGCCTGAGGGGGCCCTGTCCTGAGGAGGACGCCGAGGCTTTGAGCAGGTAGCCAGGGGAACCAGGGCCTCGGAGTCTGGACGCTAGGGTCCTTGAGAGAGACTGGGAAGGGACTTGCTGGCTTATGGGGAGGAACTGGAGGGTGGAAGTCGAggaaggggctgggagaggaggagccAGGCCTCAGACTGGGCTGGGGTGTAGAGGACCGGAGACTCAGAGCGGTCAGAGAGAAGCCTAGCCTGGTGATGTGAAAAGAGTAGGTCTAGGAGGCCGGGTTGGACAGGTGAGCCCCGCTCCCTTCCCCCATGCAAACTCCGGCGCAGCGCCGGGCCTGTGGGAACGCGCTCCTTCCCTGTGCCCTGGGGCTGCTCCCCTTCACCTCCCTCTCTAGGAACTGAGCCCAGAaaaggggggtgggtgggtggaacGGGGGGCCATCCCGTcgtggaggcagggagagagggaggcccTGAGCGGTCCACAGCTGGCCCTCGCTACAGCGATCCTCCTTTGTGGGGCTCCGGGGGGTGGGCCGTGGgcgggtggaggggggtgggcgCGCCGAGCTGGTTACCTGGGGGAGGCCGCGGCGCGCAGGGGAATGCGGGTGGGCGTGGCGGGGCGGAGGGGAGCGCGGGGCCCGGAGGGCGGCGCCGGGCGTGGGAGCGGCGGGCGGGGACGGTCCTGCCCGGGCGGGGGAAGGGAGGGCCGCGGCCCGGGCGCGCGGAGAGCCGGCGAAgcgggggagcggggagggggaggcggcGCCTGGGCTCGAGCCGCCACAGCCCTGGCTCCTCTCCCCGGAACAGGCCCCCGACAGCTGCTCGCGGGAGCCGCCTCCCGACACCCGAGCCCCGCCGGCGCCTCGCGCTCCCGGCTCTTGGCTCCCtccgcctccccctccccgcgccccgccgccgccgccgccgccgccgccgccgccgccgaggaGGCCCCGCTTCGGGGTCGGACGCCCGGGTCTGCGGCGAAGAGCGATGAGAGGTAGGGAGAGCGGCGGGAGGACGCCGGCGGGGTGGAGGGGCGAGGGCGGCGGCCCGGGACTCCGGGGGCGCACGGTGGCCCAAGGATGAGGGCCTGGCCGGGAGGCAGGACGTTCCCGGGCTGGACTTGGTTGTCCAGCGTTGCTAAGTCAGTCCCTGCCCGCCTCCCCAGCGCTCTGGCTTACCGCCTGAAAATTCGGGCGGAGGGTGGGGGGACCCCTGACCTCCGAGAAAGTGTGTTCCAGTCTTGAGGAAGGACCCCCTAACTCAGTCTGGAAGGAACTGCACCCCAGGAAAACAGGTGTTAATATGTTCcacacaccgcccccccccccccccaatcatCTCCCAACTTCCTGGAGAAGTGGGCCTGTCCTCCCACTGGGCCAGTCTCTGCGGGCATCTACTCACTGTTAAGCCTGCTCACCCAGCCAGCTCCCAGTTGGGCAGCCTGGCCTCAGCCCAGCAGAGAGAGGGCCTGACACCCTACCCTGCCAGCGACAGGCGCTCATTCACGCTGGATGGTCAGTTGGTTCTGCCAGGAGATACTGTCATTGCCCAGTAAGCACCATCCTCAGTGTCCCTCCCCTACTCCCTCCTCTCCAGCCTTCACCCTACAGGTCCCCTGCTGGGTGGACATTCCTTTCCagcacctccacccccagccagACTCACTGTTGCTTTTGGCACATAGGTGTGCCCAGAATTGAGTGGTACAGTGGAGACAGGTGAAAGCTGAGCCTATGGGAAAGCAGAGAAATGGCTTTTTCTTATTGTCACTCCAGCCACCCAAGTTTCCTTCTGTTCCCCACTCTCTTGACTTCCTTATGGTCACCTTGAGTATTAGTGGGTGGGCTCCAGTTCTCTTGGGATCCTGTGCCCGAGGACCCGAGTATGTGTGTCTCACACTGTCCTCTGATCATAGGAACGTGTTTATCATGTCCGGTTCACAGGTGTTGGAGGATGGCTAGTCACTAAGTGGACTTGAAAGAATGCAGAGGTGTGGATGGAGCTGATGTGTGCACAAGTGTCTGTGTTTGCCCCAGGTTGGGGGGATGTCTATGTATGTAATGGATTTATGAGACTGTCTCTGAAAGTCTGTGAGACAgaggtttgtgtatgtgtgtgcgtgtaccCTACATCTAACCCCAGTGTTTACATCTGGCTCTCTAAGTTTGAGTGaccacgtgtgtatgtgtgtgtgtgtgtgtgtgtgtgtgtgtgtgtgtgtgtgtacagagctCTGTGGGTGTTGTCTGGAGTGGGGGTTGGGAATtgggagaagagggtgatggGCTTGCAGCAGAGTGTTCTATCCCCTGGCTTGTAATTGGTTGTGATGGGGTTGGGAAAGGTCTTCTGGGCCTGTCCTTGGTGCTTCTGACCCAGTGGAGAGAAGTGGGGTGACAGGGTGTCAGAGAACAGATTGCCCCAGACGCCTCTGTGCATTTCTCTGCTTGGCTCTGTGCCCTGCGCTTCGAAGCCTGCTCTGTTTACCTCTTGCTCTGTGTTTCTCGCCCTGTCTCCCCCTGCCTTCTTTCCTCTGCCTGTCTTTGTATctctgccccaggctcctcttgctTGCTCCGTCTGGCTGCGATGACTCATCTGGGGTAGGCATGAAGGTTACTCAGGGGAACAAGGGCCCCGCTGttccctggggaggtggggggtggagagCAGCACCCAGGAACGCCAGGCTGCCTGCCTGGGGCTCCGGCAGTCTGCTCTGGGTGTTGGCTCCCTGACCCCCAAGGGACCAGGTGTGATGCTTCTGGTTCCAGCTCTCCTTTGATAGCTGGGTCCCCCCACAACTCAGTAGCCcctcagctgctgctgcagcaGAGCTGTGGGGTCTCAGCTGCCTCTTACATTCCTGCCCTAGAGCATTGTGGGAGCAGCTGGAGGAGGACAAAGGGATGGGGGAGTGTCCCCCCACTCCTCCTACCTCCTGGGGtgacctggcttccctgtctttaGAACCGCCCTCATCTCCAAGGCAACTCAGCCTTTCCCTCTGCCCTGGGCTCTTCCTTCTGAGGCAGCCCTCTTCAGAAACTGGAACTGGGGGAATAGGATGTCAAGATCTTAGGAAGGGAAGGCAGAGCAGGCAGAGGGGACCTGATGGCAGAGAGGGTAAAGGTCGGAGGGGTGGCAC containing:
- the LOC102402119 gene encoding WAS/WASL-interacting protein family member 1-like: MCQKQHNAGQPSPARERPASRPGPHPWATVRPRSPGPPPSPLHPAGVLPPLSLPLIALRRRPGRPTPKRGLLGGGGGGGGGGGGARGGGGGGSQEPGARGAGGARVSGGGSREQLSGACSGERSQGCGGSSPGAASPSPLPRFAGSPRARAAALPSPARAGPSPPAAPTPGAALRAPRSPPPRHAHPHSPARRGLPQVTSSARPPPSTRPRPTPRSPTKEDRCSEGQLWTAQGLPLSLPPRRDGPPFHPPTPLFWAQFLEREVKGSSPRAQGRSAFPQARRCAGVCMGEGSGAHLSNPAS